Within the Dermacentor silvarum isolate Dsil-2018 chromosome 8, BIME_Dsil_1.4, whole genome shotgun sequence genome, the region GCCTAATATAACGTTAGAATatgacgatatatttccatcgaatgccaaactcctgcacccctacatacttaaacggcatgttacaagatcatttaacgcaactaggaatagatcatgtgatcgcgactgacgcgtcaatgaatgaagagaaagcgggtgtgggtattttctccgagtcactatcctggtcttaCGCATTACGCCTTCCagatttcacacccatatttttggctgaactagcagcgattatcttagctctgcggaaacttcttTCAAATTACTccacagtggttatagtgactgattcactgtcagtatgcaCATCGCTCatttcatctgcagacactactgtagcCAATACATTTAAActgttaacccctcctaacttaagtctggtacgattggtatgggttccaggccatcatggcatattcttaaatgaaatggctgacacacttgcgcggatatctcttgatggaccagttatgtacgtcatgcctagttcggctttTGTCACTgccggctaggtttagaaaattttccctattacaagattctacgaAACTCAAAATCCAAacgtcggaatttaatcatttgtccttttcgagggacaataaatggtgccccacacgtaaattagaaatctccataacaaaattatgctgccgaatcccaccattaaatttttacctatacAGGCCTGGTCTGGCACTGTCctctctgtgtcctacctgccaggaacccgaaagcATTGATCACTTTCTATTATCATGCCGTCGCTTTAGAAATCAGAGGAAGAAATTAGAATTTTTGGTATTTCTCTAAAtactcaaaatatcctctccttcggggcttcttcattgggttttagccacaggaacatctgcgtggcgcTCTGtaactatatctgtgacacaaaaagactaccctgttaattctcgaaataaataattggataactcattaaatcgctaattgttgtttcgaaattattctaataccaccaaaatatTTTTGGTGTTTATATACAATTACTATTATTtgaattctgtctctgccctgtaaatctctttcgaAATTATCATACAcgttatacttcaccctgatttacttcttcgtctttttttttttttcccttttcccccttccctttaacctttaaccgccggcttgttggccaatcccccgtagtgggtaagtgcgacagatgaggatcaagcaagcaagcaagcgtcgccatcttggcctccgcaggcttctgtgtaaataaattgtaaatagccttgggcatcagctacacatAACATTATTGAGCTATTGAGCTGTTGACCAGTGCCCATGCTCTGCCCTTCCAACTGCAACAATGGCTTCGCAGGTCTGTGCTTTCCATCATGAAATATAAGTAACACCATTTGTGTtcagcccgtttcacatggtgcgattttgcagtgcgtttttcgcagctgcgatttccgcagatgcgaaattcgcaatcgcctttcacatggatctacggcagctgtgTTTTttgcatactcgttaagcattctgactggcgatgacatatgagcgagccgcttactACTGGttgtctgtttccaccgctacagtggctactactgcatctgcgtttttcgcagagaagttcagcacgccgaacatcgaaaaaacgcatgCACGAAGGGTACGGcagcctattttccgcagctgcgaattcgcagacaaaatcgcaccatgtaaAACGGGCTTTATCTTAGGCCGCATTTTGCTGCTCCTTCTATGTAAGTTTTTCTTGTTCACATAAAAAAATCAGTCCTTGAATCACAAACTTCAAAGTGATAGAAATGAATGTAAGTGTGCTTGCTTTGGAATAAATGAAAGTGAAGTTGCACACAGACCTCATTGCTGCAGCAGCGATAGAGCCGTACTTCTCCAGAGGACAGAGCAGCTGCCAAGATGTCCGCACCTGCAAACTAAAGAGCGGAGTATCCATTTGCACCGGAGCACTCTAGAAACCCTGCTAACACTCCCTCCATATGAACGACTAAGACAAACATCGACCATAAAAGAATTGGTAATGTCAACGTTATGGCTCCCAAATGGGACCCGAAATGTTAACATTACTAAATGTGTTTGGTCAGTGCTCATCTTTCATCATTTCCCCTCCCGACCCAGACCAGATTCCACTCTACTCTCGATTACTCCCTTCATATGTAACCAGTTTTTGATGATGAGAACTACTGTTTGGCTTGTGTGCCAAGTCTTGAGCATGTCATCGCCTGATGGCACCTCTATGTTTAAATTGCCACAGTGGCTACCTTCAGCCTTCGTTTGCACAAATCCTGCCCAATGGTGCGTCATGGTTTCCACGTGCCACCGATACATGGAAGCACCTGCATCTCAGTGTTACGAAACTGTCCCCCAGGCGAGGTTGATGACATCTGAATGACATGATGCCCCTGTCGTCCACTGTTGGCCAGCTGCAACATGCTCCGCGCCCTGCTTGGTCCCACCTATACCACTGCCTCGTCATCCTCTCACGTTGCCCCCTTGGTAGGTTGAATGAGTCGTTCGTGTCGGCAAAAGCAGCAGTCGTGAAATAGAGGCGCTCAAGGACTCCGACCACGCCTTAAAGCTTTATCAACATTCTTTAGGAGGATTGGTACTCACACAGAGATCACCTATGTCCGACACCAGTTCAACCGTGTGAACGCGACGCATGCCGGCGTCGGGGGAATCTTCGCTCGGTTTGGCAGAGCATGCCCACAAGGACAAACTGTTCGGCTGTAGGGGCACAATTTCCGAACTTTCAATAATGCAACTGCCAGAAAAAGATCAATCATGCAGAGATAAATTGAAATCTCGGGCCCGTTTCTTTTACCTTGTCGTCCCAGCTTCCAGAAACCAAGCAGTACTCGAGCCTATTGAGTAGACCTTGACTTTCTGGTTTAAAACGAACGCGGTTCACCTTTGTGCCGACATACTTTACATTTACCTGCACCATTTCTGCTACACACGCAGTCCACGCGGTTCACGTCACGTTCGCACGAGCGGCTAGCATCAAAACATACCGGCAAACATTCCGCCAAAGCCGCTCGCGCAACTTCCCATCCTCATGGAGTCGGAGCAGTCGCCCCCTTCAATTACATCTTCAATCGACTGAACGTCTTCGCACACAAATATTATATTTATGGTACTTACAACAGTAGTAAATACCATCTTAAAGATTTATTAGCGTATAACTAGCATTATTAATTCAACGCCACCTAAATAAAATTTCAGCTAGCGCATGCTGCCCTCTTACGACATTTTTGCCTTTGACACAAGCGGCCTCACAAGCTTCtcgagcgtgcgtgcgtgcgtcgttGGCGTCGTCGCGGAGGATGTCGGCCAGGCCAGGCGAAGCCTCGGCCTAAATCAGGCGAAGATACGTGAAAGACGGTCGGCGAACCATCTACCACCAAATAGAGGCACCAGCGACGAACAACGAAATCGTGCGGCCTCGCAGTCGACTCCGAGCGAGGGCTTCCGCCGCTCAGTGGAAGCACCACCTGATAGGGCCGAGCTCCTGCTCCTTTCCGCAATAACATCGCCGTGGCCTCGTGAGGACAGTCGACGCACTGAGTGATGGCCGGGTCGGCGTTGCGCAGGTTGATGGCCGAATACAAGCAGCTTACTTTGAACCCGCCCGAAGGCATCATAGCGGGACCGGTGAGCGAGGAGAACTTCTTCGAATGGGAAGCGCTCATCACTGGACCGGAGGGCACCTGTTTCGAAGGCGGCGTTTTTCCGGCCAAGCTCACATTTCCCCCAGATTACCCGCTCAGTCCACCGAAGATGCAGTTTACTTGCGAGATGTACCACCCCAACATCTACGCGGACGGCCGCGTATGCATCTCAATCCTGCATGCGCCAGGTGAAGACCCCATGGGCTACGAGTCCAGCGCCGAGCGTTGGAGCCCCGTGCAAAGCGTGGAGAAGATTCTGCTGTCCGTGGTCTCCATGCTGGCCGAGCCCAACGACGAGAGTGGTGCCAATGTAGACGCGGCCAAGATGTGGCGCGAGGACAGACAGCAGTTCAATCGCATTGCCGACCGCCTGGTGCGCAAGTCGCTCGGCATGCTTGCCTCCTGAAACTGCCCGACCAATAAATTCCTCAACAGTAAAAAAAACGAAGCACATAAAGCATTCCTTTATTCTACGCACAGCAGAAATAAACGACCAGCAGAAATGGGTAAACGTGCCGCGCTTTACTTCCTTTTCTTGAGTTCCTCGAATCGGCGCGTCAAGTCGTCAAAGTCGAGGTCGTCTTCCTTGGAAGGCGGCTTCGGCAAGCTGCCGGAAGGTACTGACGGTAAGTCTGGCAGTCCGCCCACTGCACTGTATGGTGGCAGGCCTCCTTCGCCGAAGCCGACAGTGTGCGGGTTTATAGCTGGGAACGGAGCAGCGACAGGTGGTGCCTTGGGAACGGGCGGAGGCCCAGGGAAGTTCATAGGCTGGGGCGCAAACGGTGAAGCCTGAAAGTCGGGTCCTGACGGAGGTTTGAACGGTGGCGCGTTGTAGTCCGCCCCCACTTGTCCCGCGGTCGGCGGTGGCGTGTAGTCTACGCCCT harbors:
- the LOC119460656 gene encoding ubiquitin-conjugating enzyme E2 G2, producing the protein MAGSALRRLMAEYKQLTLNPPEGIIAGPVSEENFFEWEALITGPEGTCFEGGVFPAKLTFPPDYPLSPPKMQFTCEMYHPNIYADGRVCISILHAPGEDPMGYESSAERWSPVQSVEKILLSVVSMLAEPNDESGANVDAAKMWREDRQQFNRIADRLVRKSLGMLAS